A genomic region of Trifolium pratense cultivar HEN17-A07 linkage group LG3, ARS_RC_1.1, whole genome shotgun sequence contains the following coding sequences:
- the LOC123915132 gene encoding bromodomain-containing protein 9-like, with product MDFGTMRAKVHEDMYTSLQQFKRDVLLLCFNAMNAYPETSRHHKVAEDIGCHAVNVFEDLNVQHEILNLDSSSNKEHQSKKSHGRQKSASPKFMGT from the exons ATGGATTTTGGAACTATGAGAGCTAAAGTACATGAAGACATGTATACAAGTCTCCAACAATTCAAG CGTGATGTACTTCTACTATGCTTCAATGCTATGAATGCTTATCCTGAAACTTCAAGACATCACAAAGTG GCTGAAGATATCGGTTGTCATGCTGTAAATGTTTTTGAGGATCTAAATGTCCAacatgaaattttaaatttggatTCATCCTCCAATAAAGAACATCAAAGTAAAAAGTCACATGGAAGGCAAAAAAGTGCTTCTCCTAAATTTATGGGTACATAA